From the genome of Gemmatimonadota bacterium, one region includes:
- a CDS encoding MFS transporter → MTTSAPLPRSAIPIVIATVFIDVIGFGMVLPLLPSYAARLGGTPGNIGLLVASYSAIQFILAPLWGRVSDRIGRRPVLLIGLAGSVASYLVFAFANSLPLLLLSRILDGGSGATVNVAQAYLADETTPEQRTKAMGMVGAAFGLGFIVGPILGGITAAIGNTLPGIIAAIITAVNLGLAWRVLPESVPAAVAANAPVARTPWRALAAPVAVLFLATLAFSVMYVVFPLFGELRFKASRSVVSYWFAYVGLATAIVQGGLLGRLVTRLGEVGVARLGAGVMAVGFLLIPPAGALGAPGPLFYTALALLGAGFGMAGPAMIGLASRRAAATVQGRTLGVTQSASSLARIIGPIVAGAMMQAASAEGAFRLSASMAAGALLLAATLFPRERQTATP, encoded by the coding sequence ATGACCACGTCTGCGCCCCTGCCCCGTTCCGCCATTCCCATCGTCATTGCCACCGTCTTCATCGACGTCATCGGGTTCGGGATGGTCCTTCCGCTCCTGCCGAGCTACGCGGCGCGGTTGGGGGGGACGCCGGGGAACATCGGGTTGCTGGTCGCCTCCTACTCCGCCATCCAGTTCATCCTCGCCCCCCTCTGGGGGCGGGTCTCGGACCGCATCGGCCGCCGTCCCGTCCTGCTGATCGGGCTGGCGGGAAGCGTTGCCTCGTACCTGGTCTTCGCCTTCGCCAACTCGCTGCCGCTGCTGCTGCTCTCGCGGATCCTCGACGGGGGGTCGGGGGCGACCGTCAACGTGGCCCAGGCGTACCTCGCCGACGAGACCACCCCCGAGCAGCGCACCAAGGCGATGGGGATGGTCGGCGCCGCCTTCGGGTTGGGCTTCATCGTCGGCCCGATCCTCGGCGGGATCACCGCGGCCATCGGCAACACCCTGCCGGGGATCATTGCCGCCATCATCACCGCCGTGAACCTGGGTCTGGCGTGGCGCGTCCTCCCCGAGTCGGTCCCCGCGGCCGTCGCCGCCAACGCCCCGGTTGCACGTACGCCGTGGCGCGCGTTGGCCGCACCGGTCGCGGTGCTCTTCCTCGCGACGCTCGCCTTTTCGGTGATGTACGTGGTCTTCCCGCTCTTCGGCGAACTGCGCTTCAAGGCGAGCCGCAGCGTGGTGAGCTACTGGTTCGCCTACGTGGGGCTGGCGACGGCGATCGTGCAGGGCGGACTGCTCGGGCGCCTGGTCACGCGGCTCGGCGAGGTCGGCGTGGCGCGGCTCGGTGCCGGGGTGATGGCGGTCGGCTTCCTGCTGATCCCGCCCGCCGGGGCGCTCGGCGCACCGGGCCCGCTCTTCTACACCGCCCTGGCACTCCTCGGCGCCGGCTTCGGGATGGCCGGCCCCGCGATGATCGGCCTCGCCTCACGCCGCGCCGCGGCCACAGTGCAGGGCCGCACGCTCGGCGTGACGCAGAGCGCGTCGTCACTGGCGCGGATCATCGGCCCGATCGTCGCCGGCGCGATGATGCAGGCGGCCTCGGCGGAGGGAGCGTTCCGTCTCTCGGCATCGATGGCGGCGGGTGCGTTGCTGCTGGCCGCCACACTCTTCCCGCGCGAACGGCAAACGGCCACCCCGTAA
- a CDS encoding methyl-accepting chemotaxis protein, protein MSDLPSLRSRVTAGTVLLLLLVWGMTLQGVSAMKSLDSAVQDELATFREATVVVQELTRDVVTAVRIGDALALTPDDSTNRVQLSAAFANVRGASSSYSALSLTDPERKALRRIETLVSRLERSSAPGTPDGRRVATADSLLDDVRALVAVQAAAASDRASDLASNSEERRTYVWLLFGLALILGIWSAVYTVRAVVLPLRRLVEATERVGAGDLRPIDLGPMPKELGLLAAAVRRMSEGLRGVVGSVADVSSTLTENAGALSRRSEQLTESATQVSRAIGAVSASAEKQATATRESDDLLSDLRAAAARSAGAGQRVVLVADRIRRTADTHRSHLGAASETLLELHEVVAQTTSSVGRLTNAAAAVSEFVALTGQLAAQTELLALNAAIEAARAGAAGEGFAVVAGEIRQLAETSAEGARRIAKTVATLDEQVRLVAQTVEAGTERVAGVEDVAAGVTAALAEIVGSVEEVAAAAGTVAREAAAHRELADRLGATAADVARAAQVNARAAQAVTDSAVEQSGATHEIATAATTVVDTADRLTRLVRGFRV, encoded by the coding sequence ATGAGCGACCTCCCCTCTCTACGCAGTCGGGTCACCGCCGGCACCGTCCTCCTCCTCCTGCTGGTGTGGGGGATGACGTTACAGGGCGTGTCGGCGATGAAATCGCTCGATTCGGCGGTGCAGGATGAGTTGGCGACGTTTCGAGAGGCAACGGTCGTCGTCCAGGAGCTCACCCGCGACGTGGTGACGGCGGTCCGGATCGGAGATGCACTGGCTCTGACGCCGGACGACTCCACCAACCGCGTCCAGCTCTCGGCGGCGTTCGCCAACGTGCGCGGCGCCAGCAGCAGCTACAGTGCGCTTTCGCTCACCGATCCCGAGCGGAAGGCGCTCCGCCGCATCGAGACCCTCGTCTCGCGTCTCGAGCGGAGCAGCGCGCCGGGGACCCCCGACGGCCGCCGGGTGGCGACCGCCGATTCGTTGCTCGACGACGTGCGCGCCCTGGTGGCGGTGCAGGCGGCGGCCGCGTCGGATCGGGCCAGCGACCTCGCCAGCAACAGCGAGGAGCGACGGACCTACGTCTGGCTGCTCTTCGGACTGGCGCTGATTCTCGGCATCTGGTCGGCAGTCTACACCGTGCGCGCCGTGGTGCTGCCGCTGCGCCGACTGGTCGAGGCTACCGAACGGGTCGGCGCGGGCGACCTCCGCCCGATCGACCTCGGCCCGATGCCGAAGGAACTCGGCCTCCTCGCGGCGGCCGTGCGCCGCATGAGCGAAGGCCTGCGCGGCGTGGTGGGCAGTGTGGCCGACGTCAGCAGCACGCTCACCGAAAACGCCGGCGCGCTCTCGCGTCGCTCGGAGCAGCTGACCGAGAGCGCCACCCAGGTGTCGCGCGCCATCGGCGCGGTGTCGGCCTCAGCCGAAAAGCAGGCAACGGCCACGCGCGAGAGCGACGACCTGCTCAGCGACCTGCGGGCCGCCGCGGCACGCAGCGCCGGCGCGGGCCAGCGGGTGGTGCTGGTGGCCGATCGGATTCGCCGCACGGCCGACACTCACCGCAGCCACCTCGGCGCGGCGTCCGAAACACTGCTGGAGTTGCACGAGGTGGTCGCGCAGACAACGTCATCGGTCGGCCGGCTGACGAATGCGGCGGCGGCGGTGTCGGAGTTCGTGGCGCTCACCGGCCAACTGGCGGCGCAGACCGAGTTGCTGGCACTCAACGCGGCCATCGAGGCGGCGCGTGCCGGAGCGGCCGGGGAAGGCTTCGCGGTCGTCGCCGGCGAAATCCGGCAGCTCGCCGAGACCAGTGCGGAAGGGGCGCGGCGGATCGCCAAGACAGTGGCCACGCTGGATGAGCAGGTGCGGCTGGTGGCGCAGACGGTCGAAGCCGGCACCGAGCGGGTGGCAGGCGTCGAGGACGTGGCGGCTGGCGTGACGGCGGCGCTCGCCGAGATCGTCGGCTCGGTCGAGGAAGTGGCCGCGGCCGCCGGAACGGTGGCGCGCGAGGCCGCCGCGCACCGCGAGCTCGCCGACCGCCTTGGCGCCACCGCCGCCGACGTGGCCCGGGCCGCGCAGGTCAACGCCCGAGCCGCCCAGGCCGTCACCGACTCGGCGGTGGAGCAGTCGGGGGCCACCCATGAAATCGCAACGGCGGCGACCACCGTGGTGGACACCGCCGATCGATTGACGAGGTTGGTGCGAGGCTTCCGGGTCTGA
- a CDS encoding HD domain-containing protein, whose translation MLDISSLAVGDSVHHPFLVLDVVAKGGDHPRTVLVLGNRTGRIDTAPFWAGRDDQVKGLSKGMIVQVVGTVTAYRESRQLDATSVRALPKGSIPLADLAPSVGAVDGYWQFLDDIRAKLTAPRLRAVVDLFYADDEFRSRYQECPGAPGTGHHAAIGGLLQHTCEVVSIGKQMARVARADAEIVTVGAMLHDIGKLETYSWETGVFDTTERGRLLGHVVQGYAMFRERVNAQPTPPCTPEEQLLIEHLILSHHGQLEFGSPVRPLTLEAEILHYADDASAKTASINEAYASPELFPGDARTSTKKVWQFDNRWLVRLAPDFGRDEGGGNEEAADQQG comes from the coding sequence ATGCTTGATATCTCGTCGTTGGCCGTCGGCGACAGCGTCCACCACCCCTTCCTCGTCCTCGATGTCGTGGCCAAGGGTGGCGATCACCCGCGCACCGTGCTCGTCCTCGGCAATCGGACCGGGCGGATCGACACGGCGCCGTTCTGGGCCGGGCGCGACGATCAGGTGAAGGGATTGAGCAAGGGGATGATCGTCCAGGTCGTCGGCACGGTGACCGCGTATCGCGAGTCGCGCCAGCTCGACGCCACCTCGGTGCGGGCGCTGCCGAAGGGCTCCATCCCGCTCGCCGACTTGGCGCCCTCCGTCGGCGCCGTCGACGGCTACTGGCAATTCCTCGACGACATCCGCGCCAAGCTGACCGCGCCAAGGCTTCGGGCCGTGGTCGATCTCTTCTATGCCGACGACGAGTTCCGCAGCCGGTATCAGGAATGTCCCGGCGCGCCGGGCACCGGCCACCACGCCGCCATCGGCGGGCTGTTGCAGCACACCTGTGAAGTCGTCAGCATCGGCAAGCAGATGGCGCGCGTGGCGCGGGCCGATGCGGAAATCGTCACCGTCGGCGCGATGCTCCATGACATCGGCAAGCTGGAGACCTACAGCTGGGAGACCGGCGTCTTCGATACCACCGAACGCGGTCGGCTGCTGGGACACGTGGTCCAGGGCTACGCCATGTTCCGCGAGCGGGTCAACGCGCAGCCGACCCCGCCATGCACGCCAGAGGAACAGCTGCTGATCGAGCACCTGATCCTCTCGCACCATGGCCAGCTCGAATTCGGCTCGCCGGTCCGGCCGCTGACCCTCGAGGCGGAGATTCTCCACTACGCCGACGATGCCTCGGCGAAGACGGCCTCGATCAACGAAGCCTATGCCTCGCCGGAGCTCTTCCCCGGGGACGCCAGGACGTCGACCAAGAAGGTCTGGCAGTTCGACAATCGCTGGCTGGTGCGGTTGGCACCGGACTTCGGGCGCGACGAGGGTGGCGGGAACGAAGAAGCGGCCGACCAGCAGGGCTGA
- a CDS encoding GspH/FimT family pseudopilin, translating into MTRGVTLLELLLALVLVGILAGLGIPRLGAVAAAAALRHEATELVVALDAARLDAIRFGAVTRLTLSDSSYRLELLADGDTTLRWLHAGAGTRGVQLSGGGAPIHFGAAGLAVGVSNRTLTLTRLGASRRVVISRLGRITP; encoded by the coding sequence ATGACACGCGGCGTCACCCTGCTGGAGCTGCTGCTCGCACTCGTCCTCGTCGGCATCCTCGCCGGCCTGGGGATTCCTCGCCTCGGCGCGGTCGCCGCGGCCGCCGCGCTCCGGCATGAGGCCACCGAGCTGGTTGTGGCGCTCGACGCCGCGCGGCTCGATGCCATTCGCTTCGGTGCGGTCACTCGCCTCACCCTGAGCGACAGCAGCTACCGGCTCGAGCTCCTCGCCGACGGCGACACCACGCTGCGCTGGCTGCATGCCGGGGCGGGAACGCGCGGCGTCCAGCTCAGTGGGGGCGGGGCGCCGATCCACTTCGGGGCGGCGGGGCTGGCGGTGGGGGTGTCGAATCGGACGCTCACGCTCACGCGCCTCGGGGCGAGCCGTCGGGTCGTCATCTCGCGGTTGGGGCGGATCACCCCGTGA
- a CDS encoding response regulator, with product MSPDTPDPMADEIGLVTTLVVDDEDSIRSALQRLLTSMGHEVIATGTAGEALAEIRRRKVACILLDVRLPDASGPDMVPMILKEEPNAAILMLTAVNDANTAALCMQRGAMDYLVKPVDLQDLERAIGRALARRRDLIEQAETQAWLKQEIVQRGAELRRERGNLERISVATLEALVNALEAKDAYLRGHSARVADLSAMIAAEMGLSDEQIEMVRTAGRLHDIGKIGIREAVLHKHGPLTEEEFDHVKTHVLIGAQILAPLHHLREVISYVRSHHERHDGTGYPDGLVGEAIPIGARILGVAEVFDALTTVRPYQEKMSQEQAVSRMRDLVGTVISPDVHRALAAVITRRRALVFLDESRAP from the coding sequence ATGAGCCCGGATACGCCCGACCCGATGGCAGACGAGATCGGCCTGGTCACGACCCTCGTGGTCGACGACGAGGACTCGATCCGGTCGGCGTTGCAGCGACTCCTGACCTCGATGGGCCATGAGGTCATCGCCACCGGCACCGCCGGCGAGGCCCTCGCCGAGATCCGCCGCCGGAAGGTCGCCTGCATCCTGCTCGACGTCCGCCTCCCCGATGCGTCCGGCCCCGACATGGTGCCGATGATCCTCAAGGAGGAGCCCAACGCCGCCATCCTGATGCTCACCGCCGTGAACGACGCCAACACCGCGGCGCTCTGCATGCAGCGTGGCGCGATGGACTATCTCGTCAAGCCGGTCGACCTGCAGGACCTCGAGCGCGCCATCGGGCGGGCACTGGCCCGTCGGCGTGACCTGATCGAGCAGGCCGAGACGCAGGCGTGGCTCAAGCAGGAGATCGTGCAGCGCGGGGCGGAGCTGCGCCGTGAGCGCGGCAATCTCGAGCGGATTTCCGTGGCCACCCTGGAAGCACTCGTCAACGCCCTCGAGGCGAAGGACGCCTACCTCCGCGGCCATTCGGCGCGCGTCGCCGACCTCTCGGCGATGATCGCCGCCGAGATGGGGCTCTCCGACGAGCAGATCGAGATGGTGCGCACCGCGGGCCGTCTTCACGACATCGGCAAGATCGGCATCCGGGAAGCGGTGCTGCACAAGCACGGGCCGCTCACCGAGGAGGAGTTCGACCACGTCAAGACGCACGTGCTGATCGGGGCGCAGATCCTCGCGCCGTTGCATCACCTGCGCGAGGTGATCAGCTATGTCCGCTCGCACCATGAGCGTCATGACGGCACCGGCTATCCGGACGGATTGGTTGGCGAGGCGATCCCGATCGGGGCGCGCATCCTGGGGGTGGCCGAGGTGTTCGACGCGTTGACGACGGTCCGCCCGTATCAGGAGAAGATGAGTCAGGAGCAGGCGGTGTCCCGGATGCGCGACCTGGTCGGCACGGTGATTTCGCCGGATGTGCATCGGGCGCTGGCGGCGGTGATCACCCGTCGGCGGGCACTGGTCTTCCTCGACGAGAGTCGCGCGCCCTGA
- a CDS encoding choice-of-anchor B family protein, which yields MKRVCSAVLLLLPLALSTASASGVRDERGPSFPQFGATVAIVGDQAFVGEPRGPKSGTVHLYRRGPTGWKETGTLLPPAGSPNDGFGTVLVANATTLLVSRIDGPSAPDSAKGEVHVFRRGANGAWTAAGVLQASSRVGRAEFGRSLALSGDLLMVGAPRDGNGVVYLYRRGADGSYAPAGTLPVQNSEPGDQFGAAIAVDGARLVVGAPGRSMRKGAVFAYGRQADGAWQAEGMLMAQRGTDNAQLGSALLLQGSRVIAGAPGALVLAGPGGGSAGAAVVFERSASTGAWRERQTLAPFQLIAGRFGATLAAAGDEIWIGAPATERNTGRVYRLALAKDGSLASMSALAVGDLEPGAGLSGSIATSGDAAVVGMPSDGGGGGTVLFLGRSPTGAWTVRNSLYPASTAPTYAAVKGKEVACGESGKAGEFECGNASLQSFLPISAIGGKRGTNMNDNWGWTDPVTKHEIAILGRTDGTSFVDVTDPSNPRYLGDLPKTKGSPSSAWRDMKTYKDHVFIVSDNAGEHGMQVFDLTRLRKVTTPQTFTPDVTYDRINSAHNIVSNEETGFMYTVGNSGGGETCGGGYHMIDVRDPKHPQFAGCFGDPKTGRAGTGYSHDAQCVVYRGPDEKYRGREICIGSNETAISIADLTDKKNPVAISRASYPNVAYAHQGWLTEDQKYFYLDDEGDESSGQGEAAKGTRTLVWDVSDLDDPVLVTEHVGVAKAIDHNLYVKGNRMYQANYTSGLRILDVTNPRDPREVGFFDTHPGDDGKPSFAGAWSVYPYFKSGTIVVTSIGEGVFFVRDRTSTVP from the coding sequence ATGAAGCGAGTCTGTTCGGCTGTCCTCCTGCTGCTCCCGTTGGCATTGAGCACAGCCTCCGCCTCCGGCGTCCGCGACGAACGCGGCCCGTCGTTCCCGCAGTTTGGCGCGACGGTCGCGATCGTCGGCGATCAGGCCTTTGTTGGCGAACCCCGAGGCCCGAAGTCCGGTACGGTCCACCTCTACCGCCGTGGTCCGACGGGGTGGAAGGAGACTGGCACGCTGCTGCCGCCCGCCGGCTCCCCCAACGATGGCTTCGGCACCGTCCTGGTCGCCAACGCGACCACGCTGCTCGTTTCGCGGATCGACGGGCCCTCGGCCCCCGATAGCGCCAAGGGCGAGGTGCATGTCTTCCGGCGGGGCGCGAATGGCGCCTGGACGGCGGCTGGCGTGCTCCAGGCGTCGAGTCGGGTGGGTCGGGCCGAATTCGGCCGCTCGCTCGCGCTGTCCGGCGACCTGTTGATGGTCGGCGCCCCCCGCGACGGCAACGGGGTGGTCTACCTCTACCGCCGCGGCGCCGATGGCAGCTATGCCCCCGCCGGGACGTTGCCGGTCCAGAACAGCGAACCGGGCGACCAGTTCGGCGCCGCGATCGCGGTCGATGGGGCGCGGCTCGTGGTCGGCGCTCCCGGCCGCTCGATGCGGAAGGGCGCCGTCTTCGCCTACGGCCGCCAGGCGGATGGCGCTTGGCAGGCCGAGGGGATGCTGATGGCGCAGCGGGGCACCGACAACGCCCAGCTCGGCAGCGCCCTGTTGCTGCAGGGCAGCCGGGTCATCGCCGGGGCGCCGGGCGCCCTGGTGCTGGCCGGACCGGGTGGCGGCAGCGCCGGGGCGGCGGTGGTCTTCGAGCGGAGCGCCAGCACTGGCGCGTGGCGTGAGCGGCAGACGCTGGCCCCGTTCCAGCTCATCGCTGGCCGCTTCGGCGCGACGCTGGCCGCCGCCGGCGACGAGATCTGGATTGGCGCCCCCGCGACCGAGCGCAATACCGGCCGAGTCTACCGGTTGGCCCTCGCGAAGGACGGCAGTCTCGCCAGCATGAGTGCACTGGCCGTCGGCGATCTGGAGCCGGGTGCCGGCCTCTCGGGATCGATCGCCACGTCGGGCGACGCGGCCGTGGTCGGCATGCCCTCCGATGGCGGTGGCGGCGGCACGGTGCTCTTCCTCGGGCGCAGCCCCACCGGCGCCTGGACGGTCCGGAACAGCCTCTATCCCGCGAGCACGGCGCCGACCTACGCCGCCGTGAAGGGGAAGGAGGTTGCCTGCGGTGAGTCGGGCAAGGCGGGCGAATTCGAGTGCGGCAATGCGTCGTTGCAGTCGTTCCTCCCGATCTCGGCGATCGGCGGCAAGCGCGGCACCAACATGAACGACAACTGGGGCTGGACCGACCCGGTCACCAAGCACGAGATCGCGATCCTGGGCCGCACCGACGGCACCTCGTTCGTCGATGTCACCGACCCGTCGAACCCGCGCTACCTCGGCGACCTGCCGAAGACCAAGGGCTCGCCGTCCTCGGCGTGGCGCGACATGAAGACCTACAAGGATCACGTCTTCATCGTCTCGGACAACGCGGGCGAGCACGGCATGCAGGTCTTCGACCTCACGCGCCTGCGGAAGGTGACCACGCCGCAGACGTTCACGCCGGACGTCACCTACGACCGCATCAACAGCGCGCACAACATCGTCTCGAATGAAGAGACCGGCTTCATGTACACCGTCGGCAACTCGGGCGGCGGCGAGACCTGTGGCGGCGGCTACCACATGATCGACGTCCGCGATCCGAAGCACCCGCAGTTCGCCGGCTGCTTCGGCGACCCGAAGACGGGCCGCGCCGGCACCGGCTACTCGCACGACGCGCAGTGCGTCGTCTACCGCGGTCCCGACGAGAAGTACCGCGGCCGCGAGATCTGCATCGGATCGAACGAGACCGCGATCTCGATCGCCGACCTGACCGACAAGAAGAACCCGGTGGCGATCTCGCGCGCGTCGTACCCGAACGTCGCCTACGCCCACCAGGGGTGGCTGACCGAGGACCAGAAGTACTTCTACCTCGACGACGAAGGCGACGAGTCGAGCGGGCAGGGCGAAGCGGCGAAGGGGACGCGCACGCTGGTGTGGGACGTCTCCGACCTCGACGACCCCGTCCTCGTCACCGAGCATGTCGGCGTCGCGAAGGCGATCGACCACAACCTCTACGTGAAGGGCAACCGGATGTACCAGGCCAACTACACCTCCGGCCTGCGCATCCTCGACGTCACCAACCCGCGGGATCCGCGCGAGGTGGGCTTCTTCGACACCCACCCGGGTGACGACGGCAAGCCGTCGTTCGCCGGCGCGTGGAGCGTCTACCCCTACTTCAAGAGCGGCACGATCGTGGTGACCAGCATCGGCGAGGGCGTCTTCTTCGTGCGTGACCGCACCTCGACGGTGCCATGA
- a CDS encoding YncE family protein, with protein MIRRFLTAGAAFAVLACSGGGTAPATAPSPSGGAKLYVVNQSGASISVIDQQRLAVDTVIDLRGLGFTANAKPHHIAVEPDGAFWYVSLIGDGRVLKFDRANHLLGQVKMETPGLLTLDPVHDSLYVGRSMTAVNPPKALGVIARKAFVMVEEQEILIPRPHALAVTLDGKWVHTASLAENRIASVETATGRVTITTIPGAPRSLVQFALSPDGKTMVAGGELSNTLLVFDLTRPPPFVPVKEIPLAGKPWDPRFSRDGRHVYITLLVKNALAEVDVVTGTVTRIIEGRMAQPYGLLLRADNKYAFVVNQNTGAIMPGQSGHEMHGMEGHAATDGWLTILDLAKGTVHSTLMLGNGPTGIGAARAR; from the coding sequence ATGATCCGCAGGTTCCTGACGGCCGGGGCGGCATTCGCCGTCCTGGCCTGCAGCGGCGGGGGCACTGCTCCCGCCACGGCCCCGAGCCCGTCCGGCGGGGCCAAGCTGTACGTGGTGAATCAGTCCGGGGCGAGCATCTCGGTGATCGACCAGCAGCGGCTCGCGGTCGACACCGTGATCGACCTCCGCGGCCTCGGCTTCACCGCCAACGCCAAGCCGCACCATATCGCCGTCGAACCCGACGGCGCGTTCTGGTATGTCTCGCTGATTGGTGACGGCCGCGTGCTCAAGTTCGACCGCGCCAATCATCTGCTCGGTCAGGTGAAGATGGAGACGCCGGGATTGCTGACGCTCGACCCGGTGCATGACTCGCTCTATGTGGGGCGCTCGATGACGGCCGTCAACCCGCCGAAGGCACTCGGCGTGATTGCGCGGAAGGCGTTCGTGATGGTCGAGGAGCAGGAAATCCTGATTCCGCGGCCGCACGCGCTCGCCGTCACGCTCGACGGGAAGTGGGTGCATACCGCGTCGCTCGCCGAGAACCGGATCGCGTCGGTCGAGACAGCGACGGGTCGGGTGACGATCACCACGATTCCCGGTGCGCCGCGTTCGCTGGTGCAGTTTGCGCTCTCGCCCGATGGCAAGACGATGGTGGCCGGGGGTGAATTGTCGAACACGCTGCTGGTCTTCGACCTCACCAGGCCGCCGCCCTTCGTTCCGGTCAAGGAGATTCCGCTGGCGGGGAAGCCCTGGGACCCGCGCTTCTCGCGCGACGGCCGGCATGTCTACATCACGCTGCTGGTGAAGAATGCGCTGGCCGAGGTGGACGTCGTGACCGGCACGGTGACGCGGATCATCGAAGGGCGGATGGCGCAGCCCTACGGCCTGCTCCTTCGGGCAGACAACAAGTACGCCTTCGTCGTGAATCAGAACACCGGCGCGATCATGCCGGGGCAGAGCGGCCACGAGATGCACGGGATGGAGGGCCACGCTGCCACCGATGGGTGGCTGACGATCCTCGATCTCGCCAAGGGCACCGTCCACTCGACGCTGATGCTGGGCAACGGTCCGACCGGGATCGGCGCGGCGCGCGCCCGGTGA
- a CDS encoding VCBS repeat-containing protein: protein MNRVRTLLVCAALLPATLGAQGGGVFTRRVAPFPVADRTGAPTPEPFLGGFDVPRPQLVDIDGDGDLDLFVQERSNALMYFERVDGRYVWRTDQYQGLAVGEWSRFVDLDGDGLMDLLGESPISYIRAWRNVGTKSAARFAVAADSLRDGDGVPLAADRQNILNLVDIDCNGRLDLFLGRVAGTVDRYEAIAGTASNGIPRFGLVTERFEGIEVLGPVPGQPNSIEGRGSRHGANTLAFGDIDGDGDPDLFWGDYFEPGLLLFENRARGCAAPDLRAAPQRFPIGDGVLTSGYNAPAIGDVDGDGLLDVVMGVIGGAFFPARTAVENLYYLRQASRGKFEKVTARLLPTVDVGNESVPTLADLDGDGDLDLLVGNKIEPNADTTGTITWFENSGSARAPTFRDRGPLPIRGEFHYAPTSADLDGDGLPDLVIGTWRDRVHWWRNSGTRTAPAWTLTDTALVTLTRGSNTTPALTDLDGDGDLDMIVGEASGQLNLYRNVGSRTAPKFELVSDHFQDIDVGRRSAPTFVDLDGDGRSDLVLGSEEGGLQLWRNVTVDGVIRFERDPAFVVPTDPYSAPTFGALRGDGSLSIFVGAISGGLLYFERQK, encoded by the coding sequence GTGAATCGCGTCCGCACCCTCCTGGTGTGCGCCGCCCTGCTGCCCGCGACGCTGGGGGCGCAGGGCGGTGGCGTGTTCACCCGCCGCGTCGCCCCCTTCCCGGTGGCCGACCGCACCGGCGCGCCGACGCCAGAGCCGTTCCTTGGCGGCTTCGACGTCCCGCGGCCGCAGCTGGTCGACATCGACGGCGACGGTGACCTCGACCTCTTCGTGCAGGAGCGCTCGAATGCGCTGATGTACTTCGAGCGGGTCGACGGCCGCTATGTCTGGCGCACCGACCAATACCAGGGCCTCGCCGTCGGCGAGTGGTCGCGCTTCGTCGACCTCGACGGCGACGGCTTGATGGACCTGCTCGGTGAATCGCCGATCAGCTACATCCGCGCCTGGCGCAATGTCGGGACGAAGTCGGCGGCGCGATTCGCCGTCGCGGCCGACTCCCTCCGCGACGGCGATGGCGTCCCGCTCGCCGCCGATCGGCAGAACATCCTGAACCTCGTCGACATCGACTGCAATGGTCGCCTCGATCTCTTCCTCGGGCGGGTGGCCGGCACGGTGGACCGGTACGAGGCGATCGCGGGGACCGCGAGCAACGGGATTCCCCGTTTTGGCCTCGTCACCGAGCGGTTCGAGGGGATCGAGGTGCTGGGCCCGGTCCCTGGACAGCCCAACTCCATCGAGGGACGCGGCTCCCGCCACGGCGCCAACACGCTCGCCTTCGGCGACATCGACGGTGATGGCGATCCCGATCTCTTCTGGGGCGACTATTTCGAGCCGGGGCTGCTGCTGTTCGAGAACCGTGCGCGCGGCTGCGCGGCACCGGACCTGCGCGCCGCGCCGCAGCGCTTCCCGATCGGCGACGGGGTGCTCACCAGCGGCTACAACGCGCCGGCCATCGGCGATGTCGATGGCGACGGGCTCCTCGACGTGGTGATGGGTGTGATCGGCGGCGCCTTCTTCCCGGCCCGCACGGCGGTCGAGAACCTCTACTACCTCCGCCAGGCGTCACGCGGGAAGTTCGAGAAGGTGACCGCTCGGCTGCTGCCGACCGTCGACGTCGGCAACGAGTCGGTACCGACCCTCGCCGACCTCGACGGCGATGGCGACCTCGATCTCCTCGTGGGCAACAAGATCGAGCCGAACGCCGATACCACCGGCACGATCACCTGGTTCGAGAACAGCGGCAGCGCGCGCGCCCCGACCTTCCGCGACCGCGGCCCCCTGCCGATTCGCGGCGAGTTCCACTACGCCCCGACCAGCGCCGACCTCGACGGCGACGGCCTGCCGGACCTGGTCATCGGGACCTGGCGCGACCGCGTCCACTGGTGGCGCAACAGCGGCACCCGCACCGCGCCGGCGTGGACGCTCACCGACACCGCGCTCGTCACCCTCACCCGCGGCAGCAACACCACCCCCGCCCTCACCGATCTCGATGGCGATGGCGATCTCGACATGATCGTCGGCGAGGCGAGCGGCCAGCTCAACCTGTACCGGAACGTCGGCAGCCGTACCGCCCCGAAGTTCGAACTGGTCAGCGACCACTTCCAGGACATCGACGTCGGGCGCCGGTCGGCGCCGACCTTCGTCGACCTCGATGGCGATGGCCGGTCCGATCTCGTCCTCGGCAGCGAGGAAGGCGGCCTCCAGCTCTGGCGCAACGTCACCGTTGACGGTGTCATCCGCTTCGAACGGGACCCGGCCTTCGTGGTGCCGACCGACCCTTACTCCGCGCCGACCTTCGGCGCGCTGCGGGGCGATGGCAGCCTGAGCATCTTCGTGGGGGCGATTTCGGGGGGATTGCTGTATTTCGAGCGGCAGAAGTAG